CGGGCGGGTGTTTTGCCAACCCCAAAACACCCGGTCGGTTTTTTTTGCCGATAAATCAGTTTTTGTCCAGAGACTTCACCCGATCGGGTGAAATGAGCCGTGggaaacacccggtcgggtgttttgccCGAAATGTGACTTTTTGTCCAAGacttgttttgttttgcttctttttaactcctagtataaatactcttGCTAGGGTTCTTTTCAATgagcttttgaatatttgtaagagaccatttctccatatttgagagctcaccttcttcatcttttgaagacttatcaaattccttcgggttgcattcgatcttttgccgggctaaggttgattgtaaaggtatgcttgctagttcttgtgttgctagtttgtggagccattaggtgtttgtatgtgaaagtgcctttgggatttctttcttgttcttcacctaaatcataacactaatccatCCCTTATCCttttatccttttttcttgttccatttcttggtttatcttgtttatttgttgggtttatttacaagaataagtCCGGGGCAAATTTATGAGTCAATCTAGAAGATTCACATTATTCGGTATCAAGAGCCATTGGTTCTTGTTCTtgtaagcaaaaaaaaaaaaaaaaaaaaaaaaaaaaaagagtgaaattgttagaaaattgtcaaaaaaaaaagagatctCAAATCCTATCCATGGGCTTTAgctataaattgatatatgtgTTCTTGGGTATGTCAATTTGATTGTCGGAAAGTTGTAGGCCGAAATCACATCAATTGTTGGGTCTATTGTTGTTGGGTAAAATTGTGCACACAAAGTGTTtgttaatttgtcccattggCGTAGCTCCCTACTTTCACTATTCTTGTGGCTTCTTGGACTAATTTTCACTTGCCTAGTTGTGTATCTTGTTTGTACTTTTTGTGCAACCCTTGAGATTACATCATCGAGAGCAAGTGAGAGAGAGTATCTAGCCACTAAATCTCTAAGCCTTCCGAGAGACATTGGGTGTGAGTTTGGGGAATTGGGGACATACCTTTGTGGGTTGGGAAGTGAGCTCATCACTAAAATCTCCATTCTTGGGTGTGTGCGTTGTTTGTGTCACTAACAAAAGGGATGTGTCCCTAGTCCTTTTTATCTTCTTTGTAGGTACCCGAAAATGCCACCACATACGAGGAATTCTAGGCACAATTCGCCTAGAAGGGAGGATGGGGACGACATCGCGTCCACATCCGACGACACCCTCAAAGAGATGTTTTCCTCAATCATGAAGGAGATGCACGAGGTGCGGGGTATTGTGAATGCTATGCAAGGAGGATTTACGGCATATCATGAGGATATAAGTCACCTTAGAGATAAAGTTAGGCATAACCATTCCATGACACCTAGTGACCAAGAGAAACATGGTAGGAGTGGCTACAAGTCAAGGTACCATGATGATGGACTTAATAAAGGGAGTAGAAGGGAACAAGCTCCAAAGTTCCATGGAGAGTCTCACTCTAGGTGGATGAGGGATCGTGATCGTCATAAGGTGCATGAGTGGTTAATGGGGGAGGAAGTCTCAAGTAACGCAAGGATGAGCTCAAGCCCTCGACATGGTGGTGGAGACACAAGCCGAAGAAGCATCCCACCAAAGAAGGTGAACCTATCTCATCCTAGCTATCACACGAAGGTTTCGTCGTGGTTGTCATCCAACTTCACCACTTCAAAGGGCTTGATTCAAAATAAGTGTGACGATAAAGAGCGTGTCAAGCATATGGTGGATTTTGTTGACGATGGCGATGAAGAGCAATGTGATGATGAAATGGAGTCCATGGCTATACATGAAGAAGATGCCCACCCAACTTTCAATGATGTCGAGTCTAGCATTGTGGAAGCCGAGGACGAGTGTGAGCCATTGAATGCCCTTCAAATCTTGAACAACGAACCAAAGCCACATGAGGTTGATAATGGGAATAAGCACTTGAGAGGGAAtcgagagaaagagaaaaagctAGAAAATGAGAGCATGCTTCAAAAGCTAATAGAGTGTGAGAAAAGGCGAAAATGTGAGACGCAAAAGCCAAGAGAGAGTGGTGGGGGTGAGTGTGAATCCACGCttttaagagagaaaaaccacaagcatgtgagaaaaaaaagttgctTGTTAGATTCTAAGATTAACCTTGGGAGGGCTCTAAATCATCCTATGCCTTTTGCCCTTGGTGAGGAGAACGACCCTTATTTCACTAACCCTTTTAACATGTCTTTTCTCTTTGATGGCTTTTTGAAACATGAATTAGAAGGATTGGAATGTGAACCTCGAGTTGTGGATGTACCGAGTAACTTCTTACCGGTTATAAACTCGTGGAAGAAATGTCAAGATGAATCACGAGCATCATGTTGACAACCTTGATTCTTTATGTGGCATGATTCCTTTAAAACTTCAAGAAAATGATCTTAAGATGGGGTGgcaaattttttcttttgtaaattgatttttaaaagtgATGGTGAAAGTTGGTTCGTTGAATGATTTGGGAATATCTCCCCTTTTTTAGTGAAATGTCTTTTTGGGTTCCGGGGAAATCAACCTCTTGCATGATACtatgatatttgatttggACTTTTCGATTTTGTGGGGGTCTTGATcgggatttgaggacaaatccttaAAAGGGGGGGATGATGTGAATCGGGGGTCCGGGGGAAAGGGTCGAAGGGAATTTTAGGAAAATCCTTTCACAAAGAAGGAGAGGATGATGTAATCTGGGTATTCATAATCATAGGATCAACGACATGAGGAAAAGGGTTGATTGgggtttgaaaaaaaaggttgGGGATATAAGGAGCGAAACCCATTCGGGGGGCGTTCAAATCCCCAAACTGCCCCAGCCCTCATTCAACATAAGTTGCGATAGTCTCGTCAATCCTCCAAAAGCTTACCTCACTAGATTGGGCCTGATTGAAATAAAAGCATTTCAAGTTCGGATTGATTTAGGAAACCTGAACTGGGATAGATTGGCTGGATGGAGGGTTTTATGTGAGTTACCAAATGAGCGGTCAATGCACGTTCTCCGACGGGAACCGCGTCATCGCAATCGGCTGCGACGACGCTGTGGCGGTCACCGGAAAGGACAGCGGCCGGAATTTCGCAGGTGGCTGCACGACTTTTTGTCATAGCCGTGATTTGGCTCCGATTTGCCCGGATGGTAGTGATGCCAATGACCTCGGTAGCGGCTGTTGTCAGACGCCAATTCCTAGAGGTAATCCGCCCAATCGCCTCTCTTtaaatttcaactttttttaatgtatatctTTGACTTACTTTATTTAgcgtgaaaaatgaaaatacaagTTTTATGTTCCAAGTGAAAAAAAAGGTTACCGTTTTGTTGTTGATTGATCAAGTTCAATAATCAATCTTTAAACCTTCCTAATCTGACTCACTGAATGATAATCCTCAAATTAACTATCTAAACATATCAAAATTGTTGATCAGTTCTTGTGGTCCTGCACAATAGCTGGATCCTTTCCATACATGTGGTGTTGTTACAGTGCAGCTGGTGTTGGGTGAATCTCGTGGACCAATAGATTGCACACTCATCACTGCCAGCACCAACATTCTCTTTCTCCGTGGTCATAGCTTTAGATCAAGTTTATTTTTGAGTCACTCTTAAACTGATTAGGATTAGCTTCGTCCCAGTGTAAGTGACACTATATCCTTTGTGCACATATTTTGGGTCTCCTataaattattctctcttcacttttattactccctcagGTCTAACTCAagatgtttatattttttagtggcACAAGATATTAGAAGAAGTTGATAAGTGGAgtaaatagaaatagaaaaagtagttgaatatataatgaagagagagagatttatttccaaatataaaaaatggacaTGTTGAGTGTgacaaattacaaaagaaaGGTAGACATCTTGAATAGAACGGAGAAAGTATCATTTTCCTTAAACACTCGCGAAAATGATGTGATATTGGTTAGTAAcccaacaattaaatataataaaataatttcattaatatataaagattAAATTGGAAATACTAGgttaattgtatttttatagcTTAAATTCtgctttattatttatctagtctgaatttcaacttttttaatgtataactGACTTTTACTGTGCAATAATGATAACATCTAGTAGGACtagtattatacatttatactccttctgttCTAACGAAGATGACATTTTCCTTGGGTGGCACTAGATTTTGTGCAACTTTATTCTGTGTGTTAAGTGAAGAGAGtaaatggaataaagtagacataaaaagaatttctatttttagtaatgagtcatctttgTTGGGACAAATCGGAAAGGAAATTGTGTCATCATCGGTGGGCCGAAGGGAGTAAGTAACTAAGTTTTCTAACTAACTGCAGGCACAACTAACCTTGTTGTCAACTTAAGTGATCTACACCAAAACTGGGGGCGAGACAGAAAGCTTTTCAACTACAGCTACGCCTTTCTAGGCGAAAAGGGCATCATCGATCCACGCCTCATACAACTGAATAATTCAACAACTTTACGAGGCGAGAGTAAGAATTGGTTCGGTAACTATACGCCGCCAGTGGCACTGGATTGGAGAATCGGGGCTGAGAATTGCAGTCGCGCACAGCAGAGTCGTTCAACTTACGTGTGTTCAGATAATAGTGAATgtcttgattttgattctAACGTTGTCGGGTACCATTGCCGTTGCTTACAAGGATATCAAGGAAACCCTTACCTCCCCAATGGATATCTAGGTTGGTGCATCATTTCAATTAATACTTAGTGTACTTACTTAGTAGCATTATTATGATTCTCATAAAAGTACATCCTACAAACAATGAGAATGATTAAGCGTTACTATGCTATGCTAAGAAATAATCAAAGTATAACTAATCATAACTAGAGAGCAcaaatttagttcattataagAGCGATTTAATTCACTATATAGTGAACTAAATCACTcttataatgaactaaattcaTATTCTCGAGTTATGAATTTAAGTAGTGGTTCCTTATATCACTACTCTTACTATGTTATGCTTGTGAGAAAGATGCATCGTATGCATAgctattttatatatatgattggTTTCTGTGGCAGATATTGATGAATGTTCAAATCATACACTTAACCCATGcgattcaaattcaatttgcACAAACACTCCTGGCTCTGTTAATTGCACGTGTCGAAAAGGATATCATGGTGATGGATTGACCAATGGTAGGGGCTGCATTCGGGTGCCACCTTCTGAAATGATCATCAAATTGTTAATAGGTAAAATTTCATTCAGTCCCCCTATcttgattttagttttaagcATATACTTTATTATCTACTCCATATTACATATCCGGACGAGAATGccattaataaaatgaaatacaatGAATTAGAAACATTGGaatgatagtagtaataaatatatagatgatCAGTTTCATGTTATTTTCTGAAATTGACGAGTACCCCATTCCAAGGTCTGGCATGTGGGTTGGGATTTCTGTTACTCTTGccaatttgtttttggttgCACAAGGAGCTGAAGAAGCGAGAGAGTAGAAGGCGCAAAGAAAATCTCTTCCAAAGCCTTCTCTTACAACATCAAACAAATGAAGATACATTTGGAAGAACCAAGCTTTTTCTAGCAAAGGAGCTAGAGAAAGCTACCGATAACTTCAACGAAAATCGAATTCTAGGAAGAGGAGGGCAAGGTGTAGTCTACAAAGGAATGCTATCCAATGGTACAATTGTAGCAATCAAGAAATTGAAGGAGGTTGATGAGAATCAAGTGGAGCAATTCATAAACGAGGTTGTGATATTATCACAAATCAGTCATAGGAATATCGTCAAATTGTTGGGTTGTTGCTTGGCGTTTGAGGTTCCTCTCCTCGTATACGAGTATGGGCCTAATGGGACACTATTTGATCTCATTCATCAAACAGAACTTCCAATCTCGTGGAACATGCGAATAAAAATCGCGACAGATATAGCAGGTGCGGTGGCTTACTTACATTTTGCATCATCTGTCCCCATCTATCACAGAGACATCAAGTCCACGAACATCCTTATGGATGAAAAGTATGTTGTCAAAGTATCGGATTTCGGAACATCCAAATTTGTTTCAGTAGACCAAACTCACCTGACCACGCTGGTTAAAGGCACATTCGGATATTTAGATCCAGAGTATTTCCAGACGAGCCAATACACTGACAAGAGCGACGTTTATAGCTTTGGAGTAATTCTTGTCGAGCTTCTAACAGGACAACGGGCCATATCGTTAGATGAATCACAAGAAGATAGAAATCTAGCAACACGATTTCTTACATGTATGGAAGCAAACAATCTTGATGCCATAATAGATAACCAAGTTTCCAAGCAAGCAAAGAAAGAAGAGGTGATTGCTGCTGCAAGGCTTGCAAAAAGGTGCTTGAACATCATAGGGAGAATGAGGCCAAACATGAAGGAAGTAGCTAGAGAATTGGAAAGTTTGTCTATGTCTCAAGTGTCTGCAAATGTTACACATGAAACTGAAGAAGCAACCATGTATGAAGCAAAGTCAGTTTTGGTTCCAAATATGGATTACACTTGGACAAGTGGTGACAGTGTCGCCTCATCATCAGATGCTCATCCACTAATGTCTACAAAATTCTAAACTTATGTCTTTTCTATTGCTCTTGTAATAcctttagttataactaaactttcgcatattacaaatataattacaCTTTTACGTGCTACAAATTATTTACCTCCTTAAATATCACTATTTTAGTGGCGTGTCTCTCTGATTTTGACATgcataatactccctccgttccctcatagttgaggcggaatttttcggcacggagtttaagaaatgaatgttgaggtgttaaataaatacataaaaaagtaagaaagagaaaaaggtagagagaataaagtaaaaagtgaataaagtagagagaataaagtaagagagagtaaagtaagaaagaagaaaaagtacctatatatggaaatgactcaactatgagggaacttcaCGAAtgtaaaaatgactcaactatgaaggaacggaaggagtaactACTTATCTATGtgtcacaattttatttagtgtATGACACTGAATTTCAATGCATAAGCATCGCTCAAGTGATCAATAAATTATCCCTAATAATACAATTCTATTGCAAGATTTCAGCTTCATATGTAGTAGAGATGCCCAAGGTTTTCGGttccggcggttaaccgcgaaaccggaaccgccggttccggttcgacGGGTTTTTGAccgtttttcaattttttttttttttttaaattcgaattttgaattcaatttcatggttttttttatttatgttccGACGACACTTGTAAATTATATCACATTGTTGTATTATTGTAATGTATTGACAATTGTATTATTGTAATGTATTGTTGTCCGTTACAAGTTACaactcaaattcaataaaattgatataattttcaccttattcgtcttatttcaatttaaattatccaTTGCCTTGTTCcaatttattgtataaattc
The nucleotide sequence above comes from Salvia hispanica cultivar TCC Black 2014 chromosome 5, UniMelb_Shisp_WGS_1.0, whole genome shotgun sequence. Encoded proteins:
- the LOC125186635 gene encoding putative wall-associated receptor kinase-like 16, which codes for MSGQCTFSDGNRVIAIGCDDAVAVTGKDSGRNFAGGCTTFCHSRDLAPICPDGSDANDLGSGCCQTPIPRGTTNLVVNLSDLHQNWGRDRKLFNYSYAFLGEKGIIDPRLIQLNNSTTLRGESKNWFGNYTPPVALDWRIGAENCSRAQQSRSTYVCSDNSECLDFDSNVVGYHCRCLQGYQGNPYLPNGYLDIDECSNHTLNPCDSNSICTNTPGSVNCTCRKGYHGDGLTNGRGCIRVPPSEMIIKLLIGLACGLGFLLLLPICFWLHKELKKRESRRRKENLFQSLLLQHQTNEDTFGRTKLFLAKELEKATDNFNENRILGRGGQGVVYKGMLSNGTIVAIKKLKEVDENQVEQFINEVVILSQISHRNIVKLLGCCLAFEVPLLVYEYGPNGTLFDLIHQTELPISWNMRIKIATDIAGAVAYLHFASSVPIYHRDIKSTNILMDEKYVVKVSDFGTSKFVSVDQTHLTTLVKGTFGYLDPEYFQTSQYTDKSDVYSFGVILVELLTGQRAISLDESQEDRNLATRFLTCMEANNLDAIIDNQVSKQAKKEEVIAAARLAKRCLNIIGRMRPNMKEVARELESLSMSQVSANVTHETEEATMYEAKSVLVPNMDYTWTSGDSVASSSDAHPLMSTKF